In Cryptomeria japonica chromosome 10, Sugi_1.0, whole genome shotgun sequence, a genomic segment contains:
- the LOC131050644 gene encoding uncharacterized protein LOC131050644, translated as MVYGKDTLFPLSLEIPALQLLKSIEVAENGPMDVRLVEIMELEEVREAAFVSLQNRQQTIKKWFDNKKSSDPELKQGGLVLKYNERVAKPGLRPNFNKKKQDEVFEDKLPFPQGSSSSSSSSIWKSESLASFAASSPSDYSWSETSPGSSAMDTTIKFGWTCGVRTRGNMPSLKSVYHSVSS; from the exons ATGGTCTATGGTAAAGACACATTGTTTCCCCTATCTCTGGAAATCCCAGCCTTGCAATTACTTAAGTCTATCGAAGTGGCAGAGAATGGTCCCATGGATGTAAGGTTGGTGGAAATTATGGAACTAGAAGAGGTGAGGGAAGCTGCATTCGTGTCTCTTCAAAACCGTCAGCAAACCATCAAGAAGTGGTTCGACAATAAAAAGAGTTCTGACCCAGAATTGAAACAAGGTGGCCTTGTTTTGAAGTACAACGAGAGGGTGGCCAAGCCCG GCCTCCGACCTAATTTTAACAAAAAGAAGCAAGATGAAGTTTTTGAAGACAAGTTGCCATTTCCTCAAggatcctcttcatcctcatcatcctccatcTGGAAATCAGAGTCTCTAGCATCATTTGCAGCATCCTCTCCCTCTGACTACTCATGGTCAGAAACGTCACCAGGCTCCTCAGCTATGGACACAACAATCAAATTCGGTTGGACGTGCGGCGTCAGGACCCGTGGGAATATGCCATCCCTGAAGTCAGTGTACCATTCGGTGTCATCCTGA